A window of Sebastes umbrosus isolate fSebUmb1 chromosome 3, fSebUmb1.pri, whole genome shotgun sequence contains these coding sequences:
- the LOC119484546 gene encoding keratin, type I cytoskeletal 47 kDa-like has protein sequence MSVSLARQSSTSRSYSSRSVSGSSSRSVSGSISGSISGSSVISQSRGMQQVRGGQSSISMSGPFQSRAPSVYGGAGGYGTRVSQSVFNCGYDETAVISNEKGTMQNLNDRLATYLEKVRSLEAANRKLELQIREFYDKRSPTVSKDFTSYFATITDLRAQIMRRYSGNQGIILQIENAQLAADDFKIKYETEMNMRAMVEGDVLRLRGVRDSLTLTISDLELQIESLKEELVYMKSNHQEELHHLRIQQTGAVNVEVDSTKSVDLTQVLEDMREQYEAVVLKNKQELERWFQAKVDILQTTITTCSTEVKTFYTELSELKKTYQSLEISRQSVHTEIQCLQQNYEEVKSRYSVQLSQLQMTINMLETELQQLRVSLEQQQTDYNVLLDIKMRLELEIAEYRRLLDGELQERGLYEVKKAAVIISKVVKVEEHKPHIERRVKTIVEEIIDGRVVSSSVDTQVEDIA, from the exons ATGTCTGTCAGCCTCGCCCGCCAAAGCAGCACCAGCAGAAGCTACAGCTCCCGCAGCGTCTCTGGCAGCAGCTCCCGCAGCGTCTCCGGCAGCATCTCCGGCAGCATCTCCGGCAGCAGCGTCATCAGCCAGAGCAGAGGGATGCAGCAGGTCAGAGGCGGCCAGTCCAGCATCTCCATGTCCGGGCCCTTCCAGAGCCGAGCACCCAGCGTGTACGGGGGCGCAGGAGGTTACGGGACCCGCGTCTCCCAGTCAGTCTTCAACTGCGGGTACGATGAGACTGCCGTGATCAGCAACGAGAAGGGGACCATGCAGAACCTCAACGACCGCCTGGCCACCTACCTGGAGAAG GTGCGCTCTCTGGAGGCTGCCAACAGGAAGCTGGAGTTGCAGATCAGAGAGTTCTATGACAAGAGATCTCCCACTGTTTCCAAAGACTTCACCAGCTACTTCGCCACCATCACTGACCTCCGAGCCCAG ATCATGAGGAGATATTCAGGGAATCAAGGTATCATCCTGCAGATTGAGAATGCTCAACTGGCTGCAGACGACTTTAAAATAAA GTATGAGACGGAGATGAACATGCGTGCGATGGTGGAGGGCGACGTGCTGCGTCTCCGAGGGGTTCGGGACAGCCTGACTCTTACCATCAGTGACCTGGAGCTGCAGATAGAAAGTCTGAAGGAGGAGCTGGTGTACATGAAGAGCAACCATCAGGAG GAGTTGCATCATCTGAGGATCCAGCAGACCGGCGCGGTTAATGTAGAGGTGGACAGCACCAAGTCTGTTGATCTGACGCAGGTCTTGGAGGACATGAGGGAGCAGTATGAAGCTGTGGTGCTGAAGAACAAGCAGGAGCTCGAGAGATGGTTCCAAGCTAAG GTGGATATTCTCCAGACGACAATCACAACATGTTCAACAGAGGTGAAGACATTTTACACAGAGCtgtcagagctgaagaagaccTACCAGAGTTTGGAGATAAGTCGGCAGAGCGTCCACACGGAG ATTCAGTGCCTGCAGCAGAATTATGAAGAAGTGAAGAGTCGTTACAGCGTTCAGCTCAGCCAGCTGCAGATGACCATCAACATGCTGGagacagagctgcagcagctgagaGTCTCCCTCGAGCAGCAGCAAACCGACTACAACGTCCTGCTGGACATCAAGATGAGGCTGGAACTGGAGATCGCTGAGTACAGGAGGCTGCTGGACGGAGAGCTGCAGGAGAGGGGGCTGTATGAAGTAAAAAA GGCGGCTGTGATCATCAGCAAGGTTGTGAAAGTGGAAG AGCATAAACCCCACATCGAGAGGAGAGTGAAGACCATTGTGGAGGAGATTATTGATGGGAGGgtggtgtcctccagtgttgACACCCAAGTGGAGGACATTGCGTAA